The Pseudochaenichthys georgianus unplaced genomic scaffold, fPseGeo1.2 scaffold_308_arrow_ctg1, whole genome shotgun sequence genome has a segment encoding these proteins:
- the LOC117442173 gene encoding histone H4, with protein MSGRGKGGKGLGKGGAKRHRKVLRDNIQGITKPAIRRLARRGGVKRISGLIYEETRGVLKVFLENVIRDAVTYTEHAKRKTVTAMDVVYALKRQGRTLYGFGG; from the coding sequence ATGTCTGGAAGAGGAAAGGGCGGAAAGGGACTCGGCAAAGGAGGCGCTAAGCGCCACCGCAAAGTGCTCCGTGATAACATCCAGGGCATCACCAAGCCCGCCATCCGCCGTCTGGCTCGCCGCGGCGGAGTGAAGCGTATCTCCGGTCTGATCTACGAGGAGACCCGCGGTGTGCTGAAGGTGTTCCTGGAGAACGTGATCCGTGATGCCGTCACCTACACCGAGCACGCAAAGAGGAAGACGGTGACCGCCATGGATGTGGTGTACGCTCTGAAGAGGCAGGGCCGCACCCTGTACGGCTTCGGGGGATAA